The Streptomyces sp. NBC_00576 genome contains the following window.
TCGAGCTGGAGGCGATCGTCGGCCTGATGCTGACGGACCTCGCGGCGACCGAGCAGGACGTCAAGAACATCTACAAGGTGGGCCTCAACACCACCCGCCTGCTGATGGCTTCGGGCGACGTCGTCGTCGGCTACCTGCTCCTCAAGGGGGCCGCCGTGGCCGCCGAGAAGCTGGCGACCGCATCCGCGAAGGACGTCCCGTTCTACCAGGGCAAGATCGCGGCGGCGAAGTTCTTCGCGGCCAACGTCCTCCCGGGCGTCACCGGCGCCCGCAAGCTCGCGGCCGGCGTGGACCTCGACGTGATGGAGCTGGACGAGGCGGCCTTCTAAGGCACTTCGGTACGAGGAAGAGCGGCAGGCCAAGCACGGCGGCCCGGACCCGGGTTCACTCTCGGGGCGGGCCGCCGTCCTGCTGAACCGGGACACATCCCCACGGTCCGCCCGGTGTCCGGAAACTGACTCCCGAGCAGGGCCTGTCCGGCCTTCACAGCCCCGTTACGAGAGCCCGCTCACCATCCCAGGGAGCGGGCGCTATTACGTCGTTAAGGTGAACCCCATGAGCGCACCCCACCGCTTCGACCGCGGCCTCACCGACGACCTGATGTCCTTCCTGGCGGCGAGTCCGTCGCCGTACCACGCTGTGGCGAACACCGCCCAGCGACTGGAGAAGGCCGGCTTCCGCCAGGTCGCCGAGACGGACGCCTGGGACGCGGAGACATCAGCGGCTTCCGCCGCGGGGAGCGGCGGCAAGTACGTGCTGCGCGGCGGCGCGATCGTGGCCTGGTACGTCCCCGAGGACGCCGCGCCGCACACCCCGTTCCGGATCGTCGGCGCCCACACCGACTCCCCCAACCTGCGTGTCAAGCCGGTGCCGGACCTCGGGGGACACGGCTGGCGCCAGGTCGCCGTGGAGATCTACGGCGGACCGCTGCTCAACTCCTGGCTCGACCGCGACCTGGGGCTGGCCGGCCGCCTCACCCTCCGGGACGGCACGTCGCGTCTGGTGAACATCGACCGGCCCCTTCTGCGAGTCCCCCAGCTCGCCATCCATCTCGACCGTGCCGTGAACACCGACGGGCTGAAGCTCGACAAGCAGCGCCATCTGCAGCCGATCTGGGGCCTGTCGGACGACGTCCGCGAGGGGGACCTGATCGCCTTCCTCGAACAGGAGTCCGGGCTGGCGCCGGGCGAGGTCACCGGCTGGGACCTGATGGTCCACTCCGTCGAACCGCCCGCCTACCTGGGCCGCGACCGGGAGCTGGTCGCCGGCCCGCGCATGGACAACCTCCTGTCCGTACACGCCGCCACGGCGGCACTGGCGGCCGTGGCCACAAGCTCCGACGAGCTTCCGTACATCCCGGTCCTCGCCGCCTTCGACCACGAGGAGAACGGCTCGCAGAGCGACACGGGCGCGGACGGCCCGCTGCTCGGCAGCGTGCTGGAGCGTTCGGTGTTCGCGCGGGGCGGATCGTACGAGGACCGGGCAAGGGCGTTCGCGGGCACCGTCTGTCTCTCTTCCGACACGGGCCACGCCGTCCACCCCAACTACGCGGAGCGCCACGACCCGACGCACCACCCACGTGTCAACGGCGGCCCCATCCTCAAGGTCAACGTCAACAACCGCTACGCCACGGACGGTTCGGGCCGCGCGGTGTGGGTCGCGGCCTGCGACAAGGCCGACGTCCCGTTCCAGAACTTCGTCTCCAACAACTCCATGCCCTGCGGCACGACGATCGGCCCGATCACCGCCGCGAGGCACGGCATCAAGACGGTCGACATCGGCGTGGCGATCCTGTCGATGCACAGCGCGCGGGAGTTGTGCGGCGCAGACGACCCCCACCTGCTCGCCAACGCGCTGGTGGCGTTCCTGGAAGGGTAGTTGCGCAGCCGCGCATACCTGTCCCACGTCCGGGCACCCGGAAGCGACCGGACCAACCGGAAACCCCGGAACGACCGGAAACGACCGGACCCGGACAGGGAGGCAACACTCATGAGCCTCGGCGGATGCATCATCCTCATCGCCGTGGGAGCCATCCTCACGTTCGCGACCGACTGGGAGATGGAGGGGGTCAACCTCGACCTGGTCGGCGTCATCCTGATGATCGTCGGGCTGATCGGCGCCCTCACGTTCCGCAGCGTCGCGCGACGCCGGCGGGTACTGATACCGCCCTCGACGACCGTGATCGACGAGGACCGGCACCACGGCTGACCGGCTGTACTGCGCCCATCGGCGTATCGGCGGCGTTTGGGACGCGGTGGCGGGGAAGCGGTGAGTACATGAGATTCCTCGTACGCGACCGGCTGCTCGGCATCGGCGACGACTACTGGATCGAGGACCAGCACGGCAACAAGGTGTACCTGGTCGACGGCAAGGCGATGCGGCTGCGGGACACCTTCGAGCTGAAGGACACGCAGGGGCGGGTGCTGATCGACATCCACAAGAAGATGCTCGCACTGCGGGACACGATGGTGATCGAACGGGACGGCAACCCGTTGGCGACGATCAGACGCAAACGCCTCTCGCTGCTGCGCAACCACTACCTGGTGTCGCTGGTGGACGGCACGGAACTGGACGTCAGCGGCAAGATCCTCGACCGGGAGTTCGCGGTCGACTACGACGGCGAACTCCTCGCCCAGATCTCGCGCCGCTGGCTCCACGTCCGGGAGACGTACGGGGTGGATGTCGTACGTGACGACGCGGATTCGGCGCTCCTGATCGCGGTGGCGGTCTGCGTGATCCACCTGGCGGAGAAGGAGGGTTAGTTCAGCCCGTCTGGGGTCCCCCCTCTGGGGGAGTTTGAGGACAAGGCCCGTTCAGGGCCGTAAGCGGGGGTCTGGGGGCGCAGCCCCCAGGTTCGGGATGGGGGACGGGTAGGGGCGGCGGGGCGAAACACCCCACGGCCGCCCCGGCACCACGTCAGCCGCGACGCGGTACCGCTACCCCCAGCACCCTGTCCTTCAGCGCCGGGAACACCTCCCGCGTCTCCCCCACCTTCGCGGGCTCGAACTCGACCCGCAGAATCTCCTCGCCCGCACCCGCCTCCCCCAGCACCTCACCCCACGGATCAACCACGATCGAGTGACCGGCCTGCGGAACCCCCGCATGTGTCCCGGCCGTTCCACACGCAAGGACGTACGCCTGGTTCTCGACCGCCCGCGCCTGAGCCAGCAACGTCCAGTGGGAGCGCCGCCGCTCCGGCCACCCCGCCGAGACGACGAGCGTCTCGGCACCCGCGTCGACAAGACCGCGGAAGAGCTCGGGGAAACGGAGGTCGTAGCAGGTGGCGACGCCAACTGTCGTCTCGGGCAGGGAAACGGTCACCAGTTCCGCCCCCGCCCCCATCAGCACGGCCTCGCCCTTGTCGAAGCCGAAGCGGTGGATCTTGCGATAGGCGGCGGCCAGGTCACCGGCGGGGGAGAAGACGAGGGAGGTGTTGTACAGGGGACCCTCAGGATCCCGTTCCGGGATCGAGCCCGCGTGCAGCCACACGCCCGCGTCGCTCGCCGCCTTCGCCATCGCCTCGTACGTCGGACCGTCCAGCGGCTCGGCCTCCGTCGCGAACTGCTCGTACGCGAAAGCCCCCGTCGTCCACAGCTCGGGCAGAACGACGAGGTCCGCACCGGCCTCGGCCCGCACCAGCGAGGCCACACGCCGCCGACGCGATTCGACCGATTCGCCCTCATCTACACCGATCTGAATGAGCGAGGCGCGCACACTACCACCGTCCTGACATTCGAGCCGTTCACACGGGCCTACGATCGTCACACGAAAGCACTGCCGGGGTGCCTCACAGCAGCGTAACTTAACGTTCCAAGACACCCGCTGACAGCTATCCCGCCCGCGCCTTCGTACCCTACGAAACGACATACCGCCGCTGCCGCCACTGCCACCACCGCCGACAACGCCGTCGACACCCGCCGTCATCCGCCGTCACCACTGCCCGCGTACCGACCGCCCGAGGGGTCCCGTTCCGTGAGTCTGCATCCCACTCTCCAGCCCTACGCCGACGCCTGGACCCACTCCATCGAAGCGATAACCGAGCTGGTGTCACCGCTCGTGGAGGGCGAGTGGAACCGCCGGACCCCGTGCCCGGGCTGGTCGGTCCGTGACGTGGTCTCCCATGTCATCGGCATGGAGTGCGAGATGCTCGGCGACCCGCGCCCCATCCACACGCTCCCGCGCGACCTCTACCACGTCACCAACGAGCAGCAGCGCTACATGGAGATGCAGGTCGACGTACGGCGGCACCACACGGCCCCCGAGATGACGTCCGAGCTGGAGTACACGGTCATCCGCCGCAACCGCCAGATGCGCAACGAGTCACGGGAACCGGACGCGAAGATCCGCGGCCTCCACGGCCAGGAGACCGCCCTCAAGGACGCCATGCTCACCCGGGCGTTCGACGTGTGGGTGCACGAGCAGGACCTGCGTACCGCCCTCGGCCGGCCCGGCAACCTGGACTCGCCCGGCGCCCACATCGTGCGGGACGTGCTGCTCAGCAGGCTGCCGAAGGCCGTCGCCAAGGACGCGGGGGCGCCGCGCAGTTCGGCGATCGTCCTGGACGTGCACGGTCCCATCGAGTTCCTGCGCACGATCCGCATCGACATCAACGGCCGCGGCACCCTCGAAACCGCCCCGGCCCTCGGCCCCGCCGCCACCTTCGCCCTCGACTGGGAGACCTTCGTCCGCCTGGCCTGCGGCCGGGTGACCCCGGAGGCGGCAGCCGACCGCATCAAGGCAGAGGGCGACCCGGGCCTCACGGCGGCGATCCTGCGCCACTTCGCCGTGACGCCGTAGCTGCATTTTTCAGCCCCGGGCCGGGTATTCCCAGCCCGTCCGGCGTTTGAGGACGAGGCCCCTTCAGGGCCG
Protein-coding sequences here:
- a CDS encoding M18 family aminopeptidase gives rise to the protein MSAPHRFDRGLTDDLMSFLAASPSPYHAVANTAQRLEKAGFRQVAETDAWDAETSAASAAGSGGKYVLRGGAIVAWYVPEDAAPHTPFRIVGAHTDSPNLRVKPVPDLGGHGWRQVAVEIYGGPLLNSWLDRDLGLAGRLTLRDGTSRLVNIDRPLLRVPQLAIHLDRAVNTDGLKLDKQRHLQPIWGLSDDVREGDLIAFLEQESGLAPGEVTGWDLMVHSVEPPAYLGRDRELVAGPRMDNLLSVHAATAALAAVATSSDELPYIPVLAAFDHEENGSQSDTGADGPLLGSVLERSVFARGGSYEDRARAFAGTVCLSSDTGHAVHPNYAERHDPTHHPRVNGGPILKVNVNNRYATDGSGRAVWVAACDKADVPFQNFVSNNSMPCGTTIGPITAARHGIKTVDIGVAILSMHSARELCGADDPHLLANALVAFLEG
- a CDS encoding DUF6458 family protein, whose amino-acid sequence is MSLGGCIILIAVGAILTFATDWEMEGVNLDLVGVILMIVGLIGALTFRSVARRRRVLIPPSTTVIDEDRHHG
- a CDS encoding LURP-one-related/scramblase family protein; amino-acid sequence: MRFLVRDRLLGIGDDYWIEDQHGNKVYLVDGKAMRLRDTFELKDTQGRVLIDIHKKMLALRDTMVIERDGNPLATIRRKRLSLLRNHYLVSLVDGTELDVSGKILDREFAVDYDGELLAQISRRWLHVRETYGVDVVRDDADSALLIAVAVCVIHLAEKEG
- a CDS encoding carbon-nitrogen family hydrolase — protein: MRASLIQIGVDEGESVESRRRRVASLVRAEAGADLVVLPELWTTGAFAYEQFATEAEPLDGPTYEAMAKAASDAGVWLHAGSIPERDPEGPLYNTSLVFSPAGDLAAAYRKIHRFGFDKGEAVLMGAGAELVTVSLPETTVGVATCYDLRFPELFRGLVDAGAETLVVSAGWPERRRSHWTLLAQARAVENQAYVLACGTAGTHAGVPQAGHSIVVDPWGEVLGEAGAGEEILRVEFEPAKVGETREVFPALKDRVLGVAVPRRG
- a CDS encoding maleylpyruvate isomerase family mycothiol-dependent enzyme, whose translation is MSLHPTLQPYADAWTHSIEAITELVSPLVEGEWNRRTPCPGWSVRDVVSHVIGMECEMLGDPRPIHTLPRDLYHVTNEQQRYMEMQVDVRRHHTAPEMTSELEYTVIRRNRQMRNESREPDAKIRGLHGQETALKDAMLTRAFDVWVHEQDLRTALGRPGNLDSPGAHIVRDVLLSRLPKAVAKDAGAPRSSAIVLDVHGPIEFLRTIRIDINGRGTLETAPALGPAATFALDWETFVRLACGRVTPEAAADRIKAEGDPGLTAAILRHFAVTP